Proteins encoded in a region of the Micromonas commoda chromosome 10, complete sequence genome:
- a CDS encoding predicted protein, producing the protein MTTSRATTQPALATTASRLERFRTRSLGAFPAGEQGRMMGCRDVDAGLSRRRARVLATASIKPLDPKYDRPPDLKIAVVGAGPCGLATALALRHHGFGDVTVFDRFPEIRPALGAAFNLNGGAAVLDKLGLLPEFRAMNNPMRLVRSRRVDANGGPLDRLEIMTVDVPKIIADDPVARDALVSATDGEPLCGTVMRADLLRALADALPPESLMLGREVTGCVTRPANNGPGDTAGSAGRSVAALTFRDYPDGKETTEFFDLVVGADGIRGVVRESTFGASPPKYGGIRIIFGCTAEGDSEAVNARPQSEHGEAHQWFGDGCYALVYTAGGERNKQHNVAVCIADETETDENAEWRVNGGRSSSSKGKSDPAAARAACMEALERYSMPPEVVAVAERCERFFDVGVHYHDPMATWSDPRGCVTLAGDSAHAMPPFLGQGANQSLQDAWTLGEKLGKVRLAGRGAAVDAVAGVDYYGTVAQALAEYEETRKGPTSAIMLSSRVIGFVETGRGPVGWVRDVAFGVLGAAGIAGKIFLKNAVPVL; encoded by the coding sequence aTGACGACAtcacgcgcgacgacgcagccggcgctcgcgacgaccgcgtcgcgtctCGAACGCTTCCGGACCCGCTCGCTCGGGGCGTTCCCTGCCGGCGAACAGGGGCGGATGATGGGGTGCCGCGATGTCGACGCGGGGTtatcgcgacggcgcgcgcgcgtgctcgcgacggcgtcgatcaAGCCGCTCGACCCGAAGTACGATCGTCCTCCCGATCTCAagatcgccgtcgtcggcgcgggtccgtgCGGGCTCGCCACCGCTCTCGCGCTCCGGCATCACGGCttcggcgacgtcaccgtcTTCGACCGCTTCCCCGAGATTCGAcccgcgctgggcgcggcgttcaacctcaacggcggcgcggcggtgctcgacaAGCTCGGCCTCCTCCCCGAGTTTCGCGCGATGAACAACCCGATGCGTTTGGTTCGATCGAGGCGCGTGGACGCCAACGGCGGCCCACTCGACCGCCTCGAGATCATGACCGTGGACGTGCCGAAgatcatcgccgacgacccggtggcgcgcgacgcgctcgtctcgGCGACCGACGGCGAACCCCTCTGCGGCACCGTCATGCGCGccgacctcctccgcgcgctcgccgacgcgctcccTCCGGAGAGCCTCATGCTCGGCCGCGAGGTGACCGGATGCGTGACGCGACCGGCGAACAACGGACcgggcgacacagctggcagCGCCGGtcgatccgtcgcggcgctcaccttTCGCGACTACCCCGACGGCAAGGAGACGACGGAGTTTTTCGACCTCGtcgtgggcgccgacggcatccgcggcgtcgtccgcgagtcCACGTTCGGCGCATCGCCACCAAAGTACGGCGGCATACGGATCATATTCGGGTGCACCGCGGAAGGGGACTCAGAGGCTGTGAACGCCAGGCCGCAGTCCGAGCACGGCGAGGCGCACCAGTGGTTCGGCGACGGGTGCTACGCGTTGGTCTacacagccggcggcgaacgcAACAAGCAGCACAACGTGGCGGTGTgcatcgcggacgagacggagacggacgagAACGCGGAGTGGCGCGTCAACGGGggcaggtcgtcgtcgtcgaaagGTAAgagcgacccggcggcggcgcgggcggcgtgcatggaggcgctggagaggtactcgatgccgccggaggttgtcgccgtcgccgagcggtgCGAACGATTCTTCGACGTGGGGGTGCACTACCACGACCCGATGGCTACGTGGTCGGACCCCCGCGGGTGCGTGACTCTCGCCGGGGAcagcgcgcacgcgatgcCCCCGTTCCTTGGGCAGGGCGCGAACCAATCGCTGCAGGACGCGTGGACGCTCGGGGAGAAGTTGGGCAAGGTGCGGCTggcgggccgcggcgcggcggttgaCGCGGTGGCCGGGGTGGACTACTACGGCACcgtcgcgcaggcgctcgccgagtacGAGGAGACGCGCAAAGGACCGACGAGCGCCATCATGTTGAGCTCCAGGGTGATCGGGTTCGTGGAGACGGGGCGTGGTCCGGTGGGGTGGGTGAGAGACGTCGCGTTCGGGGTGTTGGGCGCGGCTGGCATCGCGGGGAAGATTTTCCTCAAAAACGCCGTGCCCGTTTTGTAA
- a CDS encoding predicted protein, giving the protein MASSAPSRRAAASLLASLRAVTPATRCPNPAVPSTRAFDRRGFASWASTPSPASGVAWMTSRVKELKDAARAQMDAAKVAPERLKSAARESVRRRLASALGPRAAESIMSGTLSLNPATHARNLTLRARAFRFRHRAPIAAVAGAGATCATYGAAVGAAERLRGRGDDDAQRLDATSKLATLALSAGCVAAAATYLRARSRVDPERVHAAVMRRLERHPGLCEVLGAPLVSSEHRAVVTTGGVWTSRTYTPRFRDAKVHMAFRVAGTRKLGLVTVEAKKRKAWGGGVRASWHHFIGGDPHEYALVAVDVAADNGDEHRVYLAGGSERYAKQGEVTGMHMREALVSVASEAYEAEQRGEEAEEDERLRREKAEARAESAPKPLDKGGGMWPAERVTDYVAQKRHEAARFVTKLGVADARK; this is encoded by the coding sequence atggcgtcgtcggcaccgtctaggcgcgcggcggcgtcgctgctGGCGTCGCTGCGCGCCGTgaccccggcgacgcggtgcccGAACCCGGCGGTTCCGTCGACGAGAGCTTTTGACCGTAGGGGCTtcgcgtcgtgggcgtcgacgccctcgcccgcctcgggcgtcgcgtgGATGACCTCGCGGGTCAAGGAACTCAAagacgcggctcgcgcgcagatggacgcggcgaaagtcgcccccgagcgcctgaagagcgcggcgcgcgagagcgTCAGACGCAggctcgcctcggcgctcggcCCGAGAGCCGCGGAGAGCATCATGTCCGGCACCCTCTCGCTCAaccccgcgacgcacgcgcgcaaCCTCACgctccgagcgcgcgccttTAGATTCAGGCACAgggcgcccatcgccgccgtcgcgggcgccggcgcgacgtgcgccacctacggcgccgccgtcggcgccgccgagcgcctccggggacggggcgacgatgacgcccagcgcctcgacgcgacgtcgaagctcgcgacgctcgcgctcagcgccggctgcgtcgccgccgccgcgacgtacctccgcgcgcgtagccgcgtcgaccccgagcgcgtccacgcggcggtcatgcgacgcctcgagcgccaccCGGGCCTGtgcgaggtgctcggcgcccCACTCGTGTCGTCGGAGCATCGAGCCGTCGTGACCACAGGGGGCGtgtggacgtcgaggacgtacACGCCCCGGTTCAGGGACGCCAAGGTGCACATGGCgtttcgcgtcgccggcaccCGCAAGTTGGGTCTGGTGACGGTCGAGGCGAAGAAGCGAAAGGCGTGGGGCGGGGGTGTGCGTGCCAGCTGGCACCATTTCATTGGCGGGGACCCGCACGAgtacgccctcgtcgccgtcgacgtcgccgcggataacggcgacgagcacaGGGTCTACCTCGCGGGGGGCAGCGAGAGGTACGCGAAGCAGGGGGAGGTGACTGGCATGCACATGCGCGAGGCGCTggtgagcgtcgcgtccgaggcgtacgaggcggagcagcggggggaggaggcggaggaggacgaacgATTGAGGcgggagaaggcggaggctcgGGCCGAGTCCGCGCCGAAACCGCTGGACAAGGGCGGGGGCATGTGGCCCGCCGAGCGGGTGACGGACTACGTGGCGCAGAAGAGacacgaggcggcgaggttcgtcACCAAGCTGGGAGTGGCGGACGCCCGGAAGTag
- a CDS encoding predicted protein, with protein sequence MRGPVVKGFGRGSKMLGIPTANLDVSPLKLQADALAPGIYFGWAAVAKEDRRDVGGGVYRMVMSIGWNPFFDNAKKTIEPWLLHEFGGDFYDQELRLHVLGYIRPEANFTTLEDLVKRIHRDAEVAKTCLALEEFAKHAHDPFLVEGLVPN encoded by the coding sequence ATGCGCGGCCCCGTGGTCAAAGGGTTCGGGCGGGGTAGCAAGATGCTGGGGATACCCACCGCGAACCTCGACGTGTCGCCGCTCAAGCTGCAGGCTGACGCGTTGGCTCCGGGTATCTATTTCGGttgggcggcggtggccaaggaggaccgtcgcgacgtcggcggcggggtgtaCAGGATGGTGATGTCGATCGGTTGGAACCCGTTCTTCGACAACGCGAAGAAGACGATCGAGCCGTGGCTGCTGCACGAGTTCGGCGGGGATTTCTACGATCAGGAGCTGAGGCTGCACGTGTTGGGATACATCCGGCCGGAGGCGAACTTCACGACGCTGGAGGACCTCGTCAAGCGGATACacagggacgcggaggtggcgaagACGTGTTtggcgctggaggagttCGCCAAGCACGCGCACGACCCGTTCCTCGTGGAGGGTCTCGTGCCAAACTGA
- a CDS encoding predicted protein, which produces MPGAERLLALLRRHEVPTALATSTPAKYLSAKLASHPNLLEHVACVCTGDQFPLGKPDPSIFLLAAERLGVEDPSCCLVVEDTPLGCQAAKAAGMRVLAVPSIQNHDLYTGHADELCRSLYDVDPTRWGLPAF; this is translated from the coding sequence ATGCCGGGCGCCGAgcggctcctcgcgctcctccgaaGGCACGAGGTtcccaccgcgctcgccacgtccacgccggccAAGTACCTcagcgccaagctcgcgtcgcacccgaACCTACTCGAGCACGTCGCCTGCGTGTGCACCGGCGACCAATTCCCCCTGGGTAAGCCCGACCCGTCCatcttcctcctcgccgccgagcgcctcggcgtggaAGACCCGTCGTGctgcctcgtcgtcgaggacacGCCGCTGGGGTGccaggcggccaaggcggcggggatgaggGTACTCGCCGTGCCATCCATACAGAACCACGACCTGTACACGGGGCACGCCGACGAGTTGTGTCGATCGCTCTACGACGTCGACCCGACGCGTTGGGGTTTGCCCGCGTTTGA
- a CDS encoding predicted protein yields the protein MSGKKADDGARALSGKEKKEFDNVVRCYETKQHKKGLKSADFVLKKFPNHGETLAMKGLILGNMDRMEEAHELVKLGVRNDMKSHVCWHVYGLVHRADRNYREAIKCYRMALKLDEGNSQILRDLANLQIQVRDLADFTETRRIILKDRAGARQNWMGLAVAKFLQGQHRAAVAVIEKYEDFRAEERGSEPNLAKYEVSEMYLFKAMILEEAGAHEEALAVLDKHSNKLVDVIGVLEQRARLYTALGRGAHAEATLRALIAKNTENHGYYRQLEAVLGLVDGDVAKLEATYDALAVQYPKSDAVRRLPLDFLSGDSFAAAVRKYVVGPIRKGVPSLFRNLKSLYADRAKAAVMGEAFKEIVKALESSGKFPGSDKSEADVAQCLCYARTLLAYHEDKVGDVEGALRTIDSAIASTEPKVLECYLAKASFLKHAGDVVGAMNVANEVREMDRADRYLNSYCVKRMLRAGEYETAEKTVALFTRDGNQASNLFDMQCAWFENEAGRCHQRGGRKNRALKYFTAVRKHYDDMEEDQFDFHQYCLRKNTLRHYVQMLRVEDTLYSRRAYREAARGGVEVYLDLFDNPLPDPAEEEEKMLAAMSKEERQAYRKKLKKAEEKKAKEDAEKKAREEKEAREAEKDGKKKNQVKRKEDPDPNGDALLRTKAPLVEAERLLEPLLRHAADFEDTHLLAFEVFVRKGKLLLALRACNAAVRCSPSSFAARRNVAHLAAIVSSSDAAVKTGAVKTVLHDGVKTLTGGATAVAYAQALVAEARFTLEGALAAEAVKLAGGDAVAASAKVGDLEVPRSVDDAAAAVAALERVGAGADALKAKLAVAFPYCEAFGGAKATKRA from the coding sequence ATGTCAGGAAAgaaggcggacgacggcgcgcgcgcgctgtccggcaaggagaagaaggagttCGACAACGTGGTGCGATGCTACGAGACCAAGCAGCACAAGAAGGGGCTCAAGTCCGCCGACTTCGTGCTGAAGAAGTTTCCCAACCACGGCGAGACGCTCGCGATGAAGGGGCTCATCCTGGGCAACATGGACCggatggaggaggcgcaCGAGCTCGTTAAGCTCGGGGTGCGAAACGACATGAAGTCTCACGTTTGTTGGCACGTGTACGGCCTGGTgcaccgcgccgatcgcAACTACAGGGAGGCCATCAAGTGCTACCGCATGGCGCTCAAGCTGGACGAGGGCAACTCGCAGATCCTGCGGGACCTCGCCAACCTGCAGATTCAGGtccgcgacctcgccgactTCACCGAGACCCGCCGGATCATCCTGAAGGACCGAGCCGGGGCCAGGCAGAACTGGATGGGTCTGGCCGTCGCCAAGTTTCTCCAGGgccagcaccgcgccgccgtcgccgtcatcgagAAGTACGAGGActttcgcgccgaggagcgggGATCGGAGCCGAACCTCGCGAAATACGAGGTTTCCGAGATGTACCTCTTCAAGGCTATGATCCTGGAGGAAgccggcgcgcacgaggaggcgctcgcggtcctCGACAAGCACAGCAATAAGCTCGTGGACGTCATCGGCGTCCTGGAACAGCGAGCCAGGCTGTACACggccctcggccgcggcgcgcacgcggaggcgacACTCCGGGCGCTAATCGCCAAAAATACCGAGAACCACGGCTACTACCGGCAGCTCGAGGCTGTTCTCGGGTTagtggacggcgacgtcgccaagctcgaggccACGTACGACGCGCTGGCCGTGCAGTACCCAAAGTCGGACGCCGTGCGACGTCTGCCGCTCGATTTCCTCTCCGGCgactcgttcgcggcggcggttaGAAAGTACGTCGTCGGTCCCATCCGGAAGGGTGTCCCGTCGCTATTCCGGAACCTCAAGTCGCTCTACGCCGATcgggccaaggcggccgTGATGGGCGAGGCGTTTAAAGAGATTGTTAAGGCCCTCGAGTCGTCCGGCAAGTTTCCGGGTTCCGACAAGTCCGAGGCTGACGTCGCGCAGTGCCTGTGCTACGCGAGAACTCTCCTGGCGTACCACGAGGACAAGGTGGGAGACGTGGAGGGCGCGCTGAGGACGATCGACAGCGCCATCGCCAGCACCGAACCGAAGGTGCTCGAGTGCTACCTCGCCAAGGCTTCGTTCCTGAAgcacgcgggcgacgtcgtcggcgcgatgaaCGTCGCCAACGAGGTTCGCGAGATGGACAGGGCGGATCGATATTTGAATTCGTACTGCGTCAAGCGCAtgctccgcgcgggggagTACGAAACGGCGGAGAAGACCGTGGCGCTGTTCACGCGCGACGGCAACCAGGCGTCCAACCTGTTCGACATGCAGTGCGCGTGGTTCGAGAACGAAGCCGGCCGGTGCcaccaacgcggcggccgcaAGAACAGGGCGCTCAAGTACTTCACCGCGGTGCGTAAGCACTACGACGACATGGAGGAGGATCAGTTCGACTTTCACCAGTACTGCCTGCGCAAGAACACCCTTCGCCACTACGTGCAGATGCTGCGCGTGGAGGACACCCTGTACAGTCGACGCGCGTacagggaggcggcgcgaggcggcgtggAGGTTTACCTCGACCTCTTCGACAATCCGCTCCCGgaccccgccgaggaggaggagaagatgctcgcggcgatgtccaAGGAGGAGCGTCAGGCGTACCGCAAGAAGCTCaagaaggctgaggagaagaaggccaaggaggatgccgagaaGAAAGCCAgagaggagaaggaggcgagggaaGCTGAGAAGGacggcaagaagaagaacCAGGTTAAGCGGAAGGAGGATCCAGATcccaacggcgacgcgctccttcGAACCAAGGCGCCCCTCGTCGAAGCCGAGCGACTCCTCGAGCCCCTCTTACGGCACGCCGCGGACTTTGAGGACACGCACCTGCTCGCCTTTGAGGTGTTCGTTCGCAAGGGAAAGCtcctgctcgcgctccgcgcgtgcaacgccgcggtgaggtgttcgccgtcgtccttcgccgcgaggcgcaaCGTCGCGCACCTAGCCGCGATTGTTTCATCGTCGGACGCAGCCGTTAAAACCGGCGCGGTTAAGACCGTCCTTCACGACGGGGTTAAAACGCTCACCGGCGGTGCGACCGCGGTGGCCTACGCGCAAGCGCTGGTGGCCGAGGCGAGGTTTACTCtggagggcgcgctcgccgccgaggctgtgaagctcgccgggggcgacgcggttgcggcgtcggcgaaggttGGCGACTTGGAGGTTCCTCGgagcgtggacgacgccgcggcggcggtggcggcgctcgagagggtcggcgccggcgcggacgctttgaaggcgaagctcgcggtcGCGTTTCCGTACTGCGAGGCGTTCGGGGGCGCCAAGGCGACCAAGAGGGCGTAG
- a CDS encoding predicted protein: MGLFNNWFKSREDKLLDQIFNLKFTAKQLARTAAKCEREEKALKAKVKTAIEKGNIEGAKIHATDSIRKKNENLNMLRLASRLDGVVSRLETQHKMNMVNKNMSVIVKSLEQSLKDNNLEKVSENMDQFERQFENLDVQTEFVEQAMGNTTAATTPPEDVAKLMQEVADEHGLEFAANLPEANQEALPEAPAAQKEDDLSNRLAALRAR; this comes from the exons ATGGGCCTCTTCAACAACTGGTTCAAGAGCAGGGAGGACAAGCTACTGGACCAGATCTTCAACCTGAAGTTCACCGCGAAGCAgctggcgaggacggcggcgaagtgcgagagggaggagaaggcgctcaaggcCAAG GTAAAGACGGCGATCGAGAAGGGTAACATCGAGGGGGCGAAGATCCACGCCACGGACTCGATCCGCAAGAAGAACGAGAACCTCAACATGCTCAGGCTCGCGtcccgcctcgacggcgtggtgTCCCGGTTGGAGACGCAGCACAAGATGAACATGGTCAACAAGAACATGAGCGTCATCGTCAAGTCGTTGGAGCAGTCGCTCAAGGACAACAACCTCGAGAAGGTGAGCGAGAACATGGACCAGTTCGAACGGCAGTTCGAGAACCTCGACGTCCAGACGGAGTTCGTCGAGCAGGCGATGGGgaacaccaccgcggcgaccaccccGCCCGAGGATGTCGCCAAGCTCATGCAGGAGGTTGCGGATGAGCACGGGCTGGAGTTCGCCGCCAACCTGCCGGAGGCCAACCAGGAGGCGCTGCCGGAggccccggcggcgcaaAAGGAGGACGATCTCTCCAACAgactcgcggcgctgcgagCCAGGTGA
- a CDS encoding predicted protein: MPLTDFKKLQRLIGGGSKALLPQSVIVRAFVVRGKNIRPLDPSGLCDPYMKVDLLGTGKRFGNRRDHVKETLAPWFYKMFQFTTELPGSSQLQFKLYDWDKNGGDDVIGVNTVDLEDRWFSPIWKSQFSETPPLELRTLLNNDATGSQGSLELWVEMYEADENVPRAMKIAPPPVIDVELRVVIWRARKMVIKDIGGNNDLFFKVGLVGLDHKQTRFGQVQETDTHYFASDGKGSFNYRIIYRFSIPVTKAKLRVSAYDRDLIGSNDNIGEAILPLSGMCNELMRLIQAAPDGELSGNAEVKMDAKNQKHAPPMPKDPPFLSCGEDGVSVNFPSMDFGDVLDAGGEGHWSPLYHPSKDDRKQGEVEVSLTLLPVRRADQRPVGKARDQPNRDPELPAAIRAKLNPFDPIGSLITIMGPNMARNIILALCILACLAVCCSLAVFIINDVLSAYINIAIQQATGAGGGMMPAGGGLGK; the protein is encoded by the coding sequence atgcccCTGACGGACTTCAAGAAGCTTCAGAGGCTCATCGGCGGTGGATCAAAGGCGCTCCTGCCGCAGTCGGTCATCGTTCGAGCGTTCGTGGTCCGGGGGAAGAACATCCGGCCGCTGGACCCGAGCGGTCTCTGCGACCCGTACATGAAAGTTGACCTTCTCGGCACGGGCAAGAGGTTTGGCAACAGGCGCGACCACGTGAAGGAGACCCTGGCGCCCTGGTTCTACAAGATGTTCCAGTTCACCACCGAGCTCCCGGGTTCGTCCCAGCTGCAGTTCAAGCTGTACGACTGGGATAaaaacggcggcgacgacgtcatcggcgtcAACACGGTGGACCTCGAGGACCGATGGTTCTCTCCGATTTGGAAGAGCCAGTTTtccgagacgccgccgctggagCTTCGCACGCTGCTGAacaacgacgcgacgggcagCCAGGGTTCGCTCGAGCTCTGGGTGGAGATGTACGAGGCTGACGAGAACGTGCCGCGGGCGATGAagatcgcgccgcccccggtcatcgacgtcgagctccgcgtcgtcatctGGCGCGCTCGCAAGATGGTCATCAAGGACATCGGCGGCAACAACGACCTCTTCTTCAAGGTGGGACTCGTGGGTCTGGACCACAAGCAGACTCGGTTCGGACAGGTGCAGGAGACGGACACGCACTACTTCGCGTCCGACGGCAAGGGAAGCTTCAACTACCGCATCATATACCGGTTCTCCATCCCGGTCACCAAGGCGAAGCTCCGAGTGTCGGCGTACGATCGCGACCTCATCGGATCCAACGATAACATCGGCGAGGCCATCCTGCCTCTCTCCGGCATGTGCAACGAGCTGATGCGGCTCATACAGGCTGctcccgacggcgagctctcGGGCAACGCGGAGGTGAAGATGGACGCGAAGAATCAGAAACACGCTCCTCCCATGCCCAAGGACCCCCCGTTTCTCAGCtgcggcgaagacggcgtcTCCGTCAACTTCCCCTCGATGGACtttggcgacgtcctcgacgcgggcggcgagggtcacTGGTCCCCGCTGTATCACCCGTCCAAGGACGACAGGAAGCAGGGTGAGGTTGAGGTTTCCTTGACGCTTCTTCCCGTGCGCAGGGCGGACCAGAGGCCGGTTGGCAAGGCGAGGGATCAGCCCAACAGGGATCCCGAGCTCCCGGCGGCTATCCGAGCGAAGCTCAACCCGTTCGATCCGATCGGCTCGCTCATCACCATCATGGGGCCCAACATGGCCAGGAACATAATCCTCGCGCTGTGCATCCTGGCGTGCCTCGCGGTGTGCTGTTCGCTCGCGGTGTTCATCATTAACGACGTGCTGTCGGCGTACATCAACATCGCCATCCAGCAGGCCACcggagctggcggcgggatgatgcccgccggcggcggactcggAAAGTGA
- a CDS encoding predicted protein → AWRSLLFGLDGWRNYLKSGYDAAAKRFDDAPFRRDLTGVRALVTGANQGIGFEVTRQLASQGATVTMVCRDRSKGEAALERLREERLAGSLALSVCDISNQHAVKALVEGIVSTGDPLNILVNNAGCMVHQRTLTPEGVEANFATNTLGTWALTEGLLPALRKADAPRVITVSSAGMLTERLATTDLEWAPGGKLGKFDGTRQYARGKRHQVALTEHWSRRGGNESVLFVSMHPGWSDTQAVRDALPGFYSSLKGKLRTPKEGADTVSWLCVAPKDALEPGGFYLDRRTVPKHV, encoded by the coding sequence GCGTGGCGCTCGTTGCTCTTCGGATTGGACGGATGGCGAAACTACCTCAAAAGCGGGTATGATGCCGCGGCTAAGCgattcgacgacgccccgttCCGCCGCGACCTTACCGGCGTCAGGGCGTTGGTGACGGGGGCGAACCAGGGGATCGGCTTCGAGGTGACgcggcagctcgcgtcgcagggCGCCACCGTGACGATGGTCTGCAGGGACCGCTCGAAGGGGGAAGCCGCGCTGGAGAGACTGCGGGAGGAGCGGCTCGCaggctcgctcgcgctctcGGTCTGCGATATATCCAACCAGCACGCGGTGAAGGCACTCGTGGAAGGCATCGTCTCGACCGGAGATCCACTGAACATCCTCGTGAATAACGCCGGGTGCATGGTGCATCAACGCACGCTCACTcccgaaggcgtcgaggccAACTTCGCGACGAACACGCTCGGGACGTGGGCGCTCACCGAGGGCCTGCTGCCCGCGCTGCgcaaggcggacgcgccgagggtgatCACcgtgtcgtcggcggggatgCTCACCGAGAGGCTCGCGACGACCGATCTCGAgtgggcgccggggggaAAACTCGGCAAGTTCGACGGCACGCGGCAGTACGCGCGGGGCAAGCGGCACCAGGTGGCGCTCACCGAGCACTGGTcccggcgcggtgggaaCGAGTCGGTGTTGTTCGTCTCGATGCATCCCGGTTGGAGCGACACTCAGGCGGTGAGAGACGCGCTGCCCGGGTTCTACTCGTCCCTAAAGGGAAAACTGAGGACGCcgaaggagggcgccgacaCCGTGTCCTGGCTCTGCGTGGCGCCgaaggacgcgctcgagcccgggGGCTTTTACCTCGACAGACGGACCGTGCCCAAGCACGTC
- a CDS encoding predicted protein yields MGGHGGLNILGQKSWNVYGQEQRAKVRRDEEEFAASNEDPDAGAVPVGASGPAPRPAGHVGELPTAHHVTLAGHEGPVLAARFSRGGSYALTCGKDRTFRLWNPFRGTLIKTYEGHAHEVRDVACALDNSRLATCGGDKQVFLWDVSTGQKIRRFRGHESAVNAVTFAAEDQVVISAGYDRSVRFFDCRSNSADPIQSVVEWSDAVTCVVTHGGGCRVTGGGVDGSVKTLDVRAGRIHSDDLGRPVTSLAVSGDGQCLLVGMLDGRMCLLDASDGSVMAEYRGHVSATAKVDARLTLGDGHVVAGSEDGRVVFWELVDAQVDIELEAHPGKCVCGLDYHPKRHAMVTSATDGTAKVWLPEGVAGTSFD; encoded by the coding sequence AtgggcggccacggcgggcTCAACATCTTGGGCCAGAAGTCCTGGAACGTCTACGGCCAGGAGCAGCGCGCCaaggtccgccgcgacgaggaggagttcgccgcgtcgaacgaagatccggacgcgggcgccgtgccGGTGGGCGCTTcgggcccggcgccgcggcccgcgggtcacgtcggcgagctgcCCACCGCGCACCACGTCACGCTCGCGGGACATGAGggccccgtcctcgccgcgcggttcagccgcggcgggtcctaCGCGCTCACGTGCGGCAAGGACAGGACGTTCAGGCTGTGGAATCCCTTCCGCGGCACCCTCATCAAGACCTACGAGGGGCACGCGCACGAggttcgcgacgtcgcgtgcgccTTGGACaactcgcgcctcgcgacgtgcggcggcgacaagcAGGTGTTCCTGTGGGACGTGTCCACCGGGCAGAAGATCCGAAGGTTCCGGGGCCACGAGTCTGCGGTCAACGCGGTgaccttcgcggcggaggatcaGGTGGTGATCAGCGCCGGATACGATCGCTCCGTCAGGTTCTTCGACTGCAGGAGCAACAGCGCGGATCCGATACAGAGCGTCGTCGAGtggagcgacgcggtgacgtgcgTGGTgacgcacggcggcgggtgccgcgtcaccggcggcggcgtcgacgggtcgGTGAAGACGCTCGACGTCCGAGCCGGTCGGATCCACTCGGACGACTTGGGGCGTCCGGTGACGAGCCTCGCGGTGTCGGGGGACGGGCAGTGCCTGCTCGTGGGGATGCTGGACGGGCGGATGTGCCTtctggacgcgtcggacggGTCGGTCATGGCGGAGTATCGGGGCCACGTCAGCGCGACGGCcaaggtggacgcgaggctgacgctcggcgacggacacgtcgtcgcgggatcCGAGGATGGGCGGGTCGTGTTTTGGGAGCTGGTGGACGCTCAGGTGGAcatcgagctcgaggcgcacccCGGCAAGTGCGTGTGCGGGCTGGATTACCACCCGAAGCGGCACGCGAtggtgacgagcgcgacggacgggacGGCGAAGGTTTGGCTGCcagagggcgtcgccgggactTCGTTCGATTAA